The genomic region AGGCCTTGACCCGGACGAGCCGGCCCTTGGCGGCGAAGCTCCGCAGCTGCGCGGCCAGCACCTTGCGGTAGTTGCCCGGCAGCGCCTCCCCGTGCCGCTCCCCGACGCGCTTCGCGATCGCGTACGCGCTCGCCCCCGCCTGGCCGTCGCCCGCCGCCATGATCGCCTCCTTGATCATCTTCACACAGAAAGATCATTTCAGAACTCAACACAAAGACTGAACTCCTCCCGTACCTTAATCACATCAGGACAGAGTTCGCTCACCTCGAAGTAGGGCGGGTGGTGCGGCCCCGCCGACCGGGGCTTCCTGCTCCTCGGCTTCTTCTCCTCCCCCTCCGCCTTCTTCACCTCACCACCTTCCTCCGCCTTCTTCGCCTCACCGCCGGCGACCTCCATCTCCTCCCCGCCCGCACCCGCCTGCTTCACCTCATCAACCTTCTCCGGCGTAGCAACCGCCTCCGCCTTTTCGCCGGCTCCGACCACCGCCTTAGCAGCAGCCTCCTCCATCACGGTCGCCATCGAACGAAGCAGAGCACCTCCCCCTCTTTCTTTTTCTTGGAGAAAAGCAGAGCAGCTTCTAGCGAGTGGTGACTGGTGAAGCGGAACTCAGAGCTGTGGCGAGGTGCGGTGGTCCGAGGCCCGCGCTTTATACCGGCGGGCGGGGCGCTGCCATTGGCCGGCCAGCCGCGCGCCGGATCGCGATCCGTGGGGCGCGAGATCGCGGGCGTACGCGTGCCATTGCCTCGCGACGCGTGTGTTTCTTCTCGTGTGTTCGTCGCCGGGCGTGTGCTTCTGTGTTTTCCGGCGGGTTCGGTGCACGTGCGTGCGTGTGCCACCGTCCGTTTGCTGTGCGTGTGTGCACGATCGTGTCACCCGCCTCGGCTCGTTCGACTTGGCGATGGGTGATGTAAGTGTTAGGAAATATTATCTGTTACTCACTCCGTTCAGAGTTAGAAAAAACTTGTCCTAAGCTTGTTCATTAAATGGGAACGTATCCTGTGAAAATGAACTGGTGGTGCAAATCTGAAAAGTTTGCCCGTGAGACTATGGATCTAAAATCAACGCATCTAGTAAGAGGTGGGAGGGTTCAGAAGATAACTAATAACACTTCCACACATAACCCCCTACACGTACGAACCAAGACTCAAGTCATCCATGCCTAGACTTCTGGTCGTCACGCCAAACACATAATGGAGATCCATCCATGCAAAGCGCCGCCGTCGACCCTCCTACTAGACTCCCATGTATGTGTGACGGCGCGGCGCTCATCACCGCCCCTACCTAGCGGCGGCGACATCCATTCTATGAGTATGGATCCAGCAACTTCCGATAAAGCACCAAATCAATCTCCCCGTACCCTTGCAGAGGTATGTGGTACATGTCTCTGATTAATTCTGTTAGTCCTTGGAGCAAACGTGATCAAGTGATGTTTTGATACGTATCCATACCCGCTGTTGTTGAACTACAGATGGAACCTAGGCTCGGTTGTGAATTTTCATTGCAAACCAATGGTGCCAATAATAGACAACCAGAAATCAATCTCCCTCCAGTCATCCAGGATAGCTTCAGCACACCCAAGAAAGGAGCTAGCAGCGGGCCTTTTTGTGTGAGCATCTATTTTATCCTCAGTTTTTGTAATATTCCTCTAACCGATATTAATTTCTGATGCACTCCGTCCTGTAATTTTAGGGTTCATCGTGTACACCGGAATGTGATGAAAATCTAAAGCCGGCTGTAGGCATGACATTCGAGAACATGGAAGCCGTCGAAGAGTTCTACAAGGCTTATGCACACAACGTTGGCTTTTCAGTTCGAATCGGTCAGAAGAGGACTGTAGATAATTTGGTGGTCTGGAGACGATTTTTGTGTGCCAAAGCAGGTTTCATATCCAAGGCAGAGGAAGACAAGAAGGTTGTGACCTGAAATAAGCCAAATAAGCAGAAGAAGACAAAGATTACTAGATGTGGTTGCGAAGCTATGATAACTGTCAAGCTTATGCAGGGTGACATATACTCAATAGTATATTTTCATGAAGAACACACACATGAATTTGTCACACCTAGCAAACAACATTTAATCAAGTCAAATAGACAAGTTAGTCAGAGGGCCAAGACCACTCTGTTCACATGCCATGCAGCTAGCATTGGCACATCTGGTGCCTTCCGATTGCTTCGTATTGGCGAGGGCGGATTTGAGTTTGTGGGTTGCACAAAAAGAGACTTGCAGAATTATCATCCTAATTTGAGAAGTTCGATCAAGGATTCAGATGCTCAGATGTTCATTGATAATCTCAAGAAAAGGAAGCAAATCAACCCAACGTTTTATTTTGATTACATTCTTGATGACAAAAATCGTCTAACTCATGTGTTCTGGGCAGATGCTACTTGTAGAAAGAACTATGCTATAGCAGGAGACATGGTGTCTTTTGACTCTACATATAGCACCAACCAGTATAATATGATATTTTGCCCTTTTACAGGGATAAACCACCATAGGGGGTTTGTGTTCTATGGTGCTTCCTTGATCGTCAATGAGAAGATACCATCATACAAATGGGTGTTCCAAACGTTCTTGAAAGCAATGGATGGAGTAGCACCCAGACTTATAGTAACTGATGAAGATGCTAGCATGAAGGCCGCCATCGAAGAGGTTTTGCCGACAACCATCCATAGGTTATGCATGTGGCACATAATGAAAAAGCTTCCAGAAAAGGTTGGTCCTTCTTTGAGAGAAGATGAAGATTTCTATAAGGTTGTGAATGCGTGTGTATGGGGCTCTGAAAATCCAGCTGAATTTGAGGCAAATtggtcttctatgatttctaaatTTGCTTTGGAGAACAATGAGTGGTTTTCTCATAGATATGAAATCCGCGAGTCATGGATACCGGCGTACTTCAGGGGTGTATTCATGGCTGAGATTTTGAGAACCACTTCACGATCAAAGAGTGCTAACTCATTTTTCAACCATTTTATTGGTTACAAGCATGCTTTGGTGGAGTTTTGGATTAGGATTGGTATAGCCATAGAAGAGCAACGTCCGAATGAACTTAAGGCTGAGCATGAATGTTTTGATTCGATGCCTAAATTGGTAACATCATGGGGCATTGAGAAGCATGCAAGTCTATACTTCACCCATGAAGTCTTCCGAGCTTTTCAAAAGGAGGTACTTGCAGCTAGAGATCATTGCTTGATTGAAAGCATCTCACAGGATGGTGATGTCAAAACCACGGTTATAGGTGGTAATTATGGCAAGGCTAGAGAAGTACAATTCAACACATCATCCACGAGTGCTCACTGCTCCTGCATGTTGTTTGAGACACGTGGAATTCCATGTCGACATATCATCTTGGTTTTGAGAGGTGCCAAGCTCAATGAGCTCCCTAGCCATTTTATTTTGGGTAGGTGGAAAAAAATAGTTAACAGGAAGGCTTTATATGATAGCAGTGGCAACTTGCTTGAGGAGAACGCGAGAAGTTCTTCAGACTTGGCAAAGCGCAAAATGGTTTCTGAGATACACGACACATTGGACGACACGATCAGGTTGGCTGAACATTCTCCTGAAGAATTGGAAGCATTGAGAAATGTTCTCCGTGACTTCAAAAGAGATTTGTCTCAAAGAGTTGATGTCAATCATCCTAACAGGCAAGAAGAATTTGAGGCACATATTGGTTGTAGTATGCCTACTCAAATTGACATTCATCCACCAACTGACGTTCGTACGAAGGGGAGATGCAAAAGAATTAGGGGTCACTCAGATAAGGGGGCACAACAAAATAAGGATGTTGGGAGCCAGAAGAAGAAGCCCCGCATGTGCGGGAAGTGTAAGGAGGTCCGTTTCCATGACAAACGCACGTGTCCCAGCTAAATATGTCAACCTGCGGTTTCTTTTGCTTGGTTCTGCACAACCTGATGATTTTCTTTTCATGGAATACAAGATGGAATTTAGAGCTTCGGCTATCTTTGAAATTATATATTTAGAGTTTCAGCGTTGTCTTCTGGGAGCTTCAGTCTTGTCTTTAAAAATAGCTTTTTATTTTCTCAAATTGAAATCCAGTAAGATGTACTGGTTCTGTACCATGAATTATgtgttcttcttcctctttttgttGATCAAGTGACTGCAGAAGAAGTAATAATTTGTTGCTCCAGTTCTATTTGGTGTTTATGCATCATGTTAGAATTAAAATTTCCATCATTCTGTCCCAACATTAACTAGGTAAGGCCGGCCAGTTCCCAGTTTTTGCAACATAGCTAGTTTCCTGGTATTATCATCACAGATTCACAATCACAAACCATTTACTATGGAAACAGAGTTGATATGAGGAAAGGGCACTGGTCATTGTTGTGGATATCTTCCCAAATAAAATTCCTTACATTTCTCAGTATAATTCCGAAAAATGCGCACTGTATAACATCAATTGTTCCAATGACAATCTAAAGTCTAACTGAATATACATGCTACCTGATGTATTCCTGTATGCCACCTACACAACAGACTGGAACATGCAAGCGACAAATGTGTCGAGGCTAAAAGGAAATGGCAAATCTAATGATCAAACATGGTTTGGAGCAATCGCTGTGGCAGTCGCCTACAACCTTTAAAGCTCTGTTTTTGTCATTCTGGCATTGGTGATTGCAAGGTTTAACTTGTCCGTAACACCTGAACTTTCCCCAAGGCCTTCTGCCTATCATCAACAGCAAGCTTCGTTCGGATGTTCCAGCACCATGTTGGACTATGTAACTTCAAATCATCGGGCCGATGGAAACAACTATAAGACCTGTAGGAAATTATGAATGCATTAGCATCAAGGTGAGTGTTAAGAGGACAAAAGAACCAACAGAAGCACAGTAAATCACATTGCACAGAACTGCTTTCCGATGGGGCGATGGTTATTATTGATAAAGGAAATCATCCACATTTTCAGTAAATTTAGACTCAACATAACGAAAATTTCACAATTGTGCCAAGTACAAAGCCAACTGTACCAAGCACAAATGCGCACAACATTGGGCAGAGTTGCTACGGCTGCACATACGGGATGCATCTTCTCTGCATCAGGCCCCCGGTTGGGCATCCGCGTCCACCTCCTCAAAGGGAGCATCAGGCAGCGTTATGGCTGGTTGCGCGAGACGAAGACGGCCTCGCCTTCGCATCCGGCACCGGATCGGGGCATCGAGCATCCTCGTCCAATATCACCGCCTCAATAGGAAGTGGCAGAGCGCTACTGCGGCAGCCCGTAAGATGGAAAGGAATGCTTGGCCGCGCGTGAGATGCTGGCCGCAGGGGTAAATGGACGGCGCATAAGGTGGAGCTGGAGCGGGTCGAGCCAGCGTCGGCGGCTTCTCCCAGTGTCGACGAGGATAAGAACGAACGAACGGGGGAAGGCTTTGAGGAATTTTAGTCAGACTTTTTGGATAAGTGGGGGGTTATGTGTGAAAGTGTTATTAGTTAGGGAAACGTTTGGGGCCGGGGCACCGGCGGAACATTGGGCCGGTCTCCCTCTTCCTCGTGTCTTCTTCATCACAGCTCGCCCACATCTCGCGCAGCTCGCTGGGACGCGCGCCGCCCTCTGCTTCTACCCCCTCCTCCCCACCCCTTCcccatccctccccctccccccgtcgCAGCACCACGCCTCCCCTCCCCGCTCGGAGCTCACCATGGCTCTCCGCGGTGACCATCCCATCTCGCCGTCGACCGAGGGGGCGTTGACAACGGGAGGTGCTGCAACCGGGGCTACGGGGTGCTACCGCGGCGACGCCTACCTCGCATGCATCGAGAGCTCTGCCTACGTCGCCGGACCCGGCCACGCCGGAGCTGCAACCAGCCATGGCAGACTACACCCCACGgcgtttttttgctggaaccggttgTAGCAAATTCAATCACCGGTGGTAGCAAAAATttactacggttgcagcaaaacggCATCATCGTCACCGCGGGGTCGCAGCTGAGATAAGAAGTTTGAAGCTTTTTTCAATGCGGTTGTAACTTTTATAACTGCCGGTTGCAACTTTCTCGTTTTTCGTCCATGGCTTTGTTTCCACAGTTGAAACTTTTTTTATAGTCGGATGAAGCTTTTTTCATTGCTAGATGAAGCTTTTTCTGTCACCGGTTGTAACTTTTCTTGGTCATCCATAGCTCCAGTGGTatactggttgaagctttttcgtagccggttgaagcttttcctaTCGCTAGTTGTAGCTTTTTTCGTCGTAGGTTGCAGCACTGGGCATCTCCCTGTGCGCTTGATTTTTTTTGTCGCAAGCGGGGGATGAGCGCCGGCGAGCACACCGGTGAGCACGCCGGTGAGCTTCGGTCGTCGCCATCGGAGCTGCAATGGTTTGCCACGGAGGCTACAACTGCATGGGTGGGCTATTGCATGGGCGAAGCCGGTGACGAGAACAGCCGCCGAGGGCTGGGACCGGCGACCAGGGCGGCCGGCGAAGACGAGCGGCGAGGGCGGCGATCAGAGACGGGGAGGGCAGGCGAGGGGGGTGGCGACAAGGGGGAAACGCGTGCGGCCGGCGAGACGGGGTTCCTTTTCCCGTCCGCGCTCACGAGAGGAAGAGGACGATCTGATTTGGATAAAGATCCAACGAATCGGGACGGGCCGATCTGACGGCTAGGGTTGGACCGGCCGAagcgttcggccggtgcgccggcgcctagcatcGCCCTATTAGTTATCTTCTGAACCCTCCCACCTCTCACTAGATGTGTTGATTTTGAATCCAACGCCCCACGGGCAAACTTTTCAGATTTTCACCACCAGTTCATTTTCACAGGATACGTTCCCTCATTAAATAGATGTATATATCATTAATTTGgagctagatacatccatttaagggaTAATCTTTTCCGGACGGAGAGAGCAGATGTTAGCGTCAGTTTTAGGCTACTATACCAGTTAGGATTTCCTATAGGCTAATTACCTATAGTTAGGGTTGTCCATACGCTGTGTATGACGAAGGGACATCATACCTGTTTAAACAGGCACAATCATTGTAACCGACGTTTGTAACATTCATGATGCATTTATGGCTATGCTTGTGCTTGCCTAGGGTTAGGGGTTATAGTGGTAATGTGAGGGGGTTAGTGTTAGGGTTAGGGTCAGGGTTAGAATTTTagttatggttatggttatggttatggttatggttatggttaagGTGAAATTAACTATGAATAGAAGTTTTTTGTCCAATGTGTGCATAAATTATGTTATTGATCCATTTGAATTGGTTAGATGACATATATGGATGACTTTATTGTTTCCATTGTTCTTATATGCATAAGCTCGTATATGTTTATTATTTGGACAAGACGACATTTATGAATGGAAAAGACGATGAAGGGGAAGAGACTATGGTTTTTGACACAACTCCAAGCTTTGATGATTTAGTAGTGAAAGTGAGAAGCATTTTACATTGGAATGACCCAAATGCCGAGGTTAATCTTATTGGGAGGTATGATGTTGGATTGGGAGTAAAGTCCTAACTAAAGGGTATGTCCATCACCTCCCAATTGCATTGGAATGTTTACAAGGAGAAAGTAGACGCATCAGAAGACATGTCTCTTGAGATATTTGCCACAAAGGTTGATCCTCCTCCCTTGCAAATTGATAATGATATAATGTACTCATTCCTTATGAGTTTTCCATTATTGGTTTCTCATATGGGTTCTATTGAGACAATTACTATACCTACAGTATATCAAATTCCTATgttttctttttatattttcacTGGATTTAGAAGGATACAAGACTATGCAAGATCAAACAAGGATTTTTTGACACTCGAAAGATAtatgaagattctcaagacaatgAAGTTTAAACTACATCGTTGTCCAAGGGGGAATGTTAAGAAATATTattagttgttggggaacgtagtaattccaaaaaaaatctacgcacacgcaagatcatggtgatgcatagcaacgagaggggagagtaatgtccacgtaccctcatagaccgtaagcggaagcgttatgacaacgcggttgatgtagtcgtacgtcttcacgatccgactgatccaagtaccgaacgtacggcacctccgagttcagcacacgttcagctcgatgatgatccccggcctccgatccagcaaagtgtcagggatgagttccgtcagcacgacggcgtggtgacgatgatgatgctctaccggtgtagggcttcgcctaaactccgcgacgatatgaccgaggtggaatatggtggaggggggcaccgcacacagctaaggaacgatcacgaagatcaacttgtgtgtcatggggtgcccccctgcccccgtatataaaggagcaaggggggaggaggccggccctaggagggggcgcgccaagtgtggagtcctactaggactccctagtcctagtaggattccacctcccttgttggagtaggagaaggggaaagagggggagaggaagaaggaaaggggggctgcgccccttgtccaattcggactagagggggggcaaatgtctccttccttttggcctctctcatcttttcccgtatggcccaataaagcccatatactccccggcgaattcccgtaactctccggtactccgaaaaatacccgaatcactcggaacctttccgaactccgaatatagtcgtccaatatatcgatctttacgtctcgaccatttcgagactcttcgtcatgtcccagatctcatcagggactccgaactccttcggtacatcaaaaatcataactcataatataactgtcatcaaaaccttaagcgtgcggaccctacgggttcgagaactatgtagacatgacctagaactattcttggtcaataaccaatagcggaacctggatgcccatattggctcctacatattctacgaagatctttatcagtcaaaccgcataacaacatactttgttccctttgtcatcggtatgttacttgcccgagattcgatcgtcggtatctaatacctagttcaatcttgttaccggcaagtctctttactcgtttatgtaatgcatcattccgtaactaactcattagctacattgcttgcaaggcttatagtgatgtgcattaccgagagggcctagagatacctctctgacaatcggagtgacaaaacctaatctcaaaatacgccaacccaacatgtacctttggagacacctgtagtactcctttataatcacccagttacgttgtgacgtttggtagcacccaaagtgttcctccggtaaacaggagttgcataatctcatagttacaggaacatgtataagtcatgaagaaagcaatagcaatatactaaacgatcaagtgctaggctaacagaatgggtcatgtcaattacatcattctcctaatgatgtgatcccattaatcaaatgacaacacatgtctatggttaggaaacataaccatctttgattaatgagctagtcaagtagaggcatactagtgactatatgtttgtctatgtattcacacatgtatcatgtttccgcttaatacaattctagcatgaataataaacatttatcatgatataaggaaataaataataactttattattgcctctagggcatatttccttcagtctcccacttgcactagagtcaataatctagttcacatcatcatgtgattcaacaccaatattcacatctgtatgtgattaacacccatagttcacatcgtcatgtgatcaacacccaaagggtttactagagtcaataatctagttcacatcgctatgtgattaacacccaaagagtactaaggtgtgatcatgttttgcttgtgagagaagcttagtcaacgggtctgtcacattcagagtcgtatgtattttgcaaatattctatgtctacaatgctctgcacggagctactctagctaatttctcccactttcaatatgtatccagattgagacttagagtcatctggatcagtgtaaaagtttgcaccgatgtaacttttacgacgaactcttttatcacctccataatcgagaaacatctccttagtcctcactaaggatattcttgaccgctgtccagtgatctactattagatcaaaattgtattcctttgccaaacacagagcaaggtatacaataggcctGGTTCACAGctagcatactttgtagaacctttgactgaggcatagggaatgacttttcattctctttctattttctgccatagtcgggttttgagtattactcaatttcatacctttgcaacacaggcaagaactctttctttgactgttccattttgaactacttcaaaatcttgtcaaggtatgtacttattaaaaaaaatcttatcaagcgtcttgatctatctctatagatcttgatgctcaatgtgtaagcagcttcatcgaggtctttctttgaaaaactcccttcaaacacttctttatgctttccagaaaattctacatcatttccgatcaacaatatgtcattcacatatacttatcagaaagggtgtagtgctcccactcactttcttgtaaatacaggcctttccaaaagtctgtataaaaccatatgctttaatcaactcatcaaatcgtatattccaactccgagatgtttgcaccagtccattgatggatcgctggagcttgcacattttgttagcacctataggattaacaaaaccttctggatgcatcatatacaactcttcttccagaaatccattcaagaatgcagttttgacatccatttgccaaatttcataatcataaaatgcagcaattgctaacatgattcagacagacttaagcatcgctacgggtgagaaagtctcattgtagtcaaccccttgaacttgtcgaaaaccttttgcaacaagtcgagcttagtagataataacactactatcagcgtctgtcttcctcttaaaaatccatttaatctcaatggcttgccgatcatcgggcaagtcaaccaaagtccatactttgttctcatacatggatcccatctcagatttcatggcctcaagccattttgcggaatctgggctcatcatcgcttcctcatagttcataggttcgtcatggtcaagtagcatgacctctagaacaggattaccgtaccactctggtgcagatttcactctggtttacctacgagattcggtagtaacttgatctgaagttacatgatcatcatcattagcttcctcactaattggtgtagtagtcacaggaacagatttctgtgatgaactattttccaataagggagaaggtacaattaccttatcaagttctactttcctccccctcacttctttcgagagaaactccttctctagaaaggatccattcttagcaacgaatgtcttgccttcggatctgtgatagaaggtgtacccaacattttcttttgggtatcctatgaagacgcacttctctgatttgggtttgagcttatcaggttgaaactttttcacataagcattgcaacctcaaactttaagaaacgacaacttaggtttcttgccaaaccatagttcatacggtgtcgtctcaacggatttagatggtgccctatttaacatgaatgtagctgcctctaatgcataaccccaaaacgatagtggtaaatcggtaagagacatcatagaccgcaccatatctaataaagtacggttacaacgttcggacacaccattacactgtggtgttccaggtggcgtgagtagtgaaactatttcacattgttttaactgaagaccaaactcgtaactcaaatattctcctccacgatcagatcgtagaaattttattttcttgttacgatgattttcaacttcactctgaaattctttgaactttttcaactatttcagacttatgtttcatcaagtagatatacccatatctgctcaaatcatcttgtgaaggtcagaaaataacgatacttgccacgagcatcaacactcattggatcgcatacatcggtatgtattatttccaataagtcagtagcttattccattgttccgaagaatggagttttagtcatcttgcacaaaaggcatggttcgcaagcatcaaatgattcataaccaagtgattccgaaaatccatctttatggagtttcttcatgcgctttacgctGATATGACcaaaaacggcagtgccacaaataatttgcactatcattattaactttgcatcttttggcatcaatattataaatatgtgcatcactacgatcgagagccaacaaactattttcgttgggtgtatgaccattgaaggttttattcatttaaatagaacaacaattattctctgattttaaatgaataaccgtattgcaataaacatgatcaaatcatattcatgctcaacgcaaacgccaaataacatttatttaggtttaacactaatcctgaaagtatagggagtgtgcgatgatgatcatatcaatcttggaactacttccaacactcatcgtcacttccccttcaactagtctttgtttattctgtaactcctgtttcgagttactaatcttagcaaccgaacaagtatcaaatactcaggggctactataaacactagtaaagcacacatcaataacctgtatatcaaatatacccttgttcactttgccatccttcttatccaccaaatattcagggcatttccgcttctagtgaccatttcctttgcagtgtaagcactcagtttcaggctttggtccagctttggtcttcttcacgggagtgacaacttgtttgccattctacttgaagtttccctttctttccctttgcccttttcttgaaactagtggtcttgtcaatcatcaacacttgatgctctttcttgatttctaccttcgttgatttcaacatcacgaagagctcgggaatcattttcgtcatcccttgcatactatagttcatctcgaagttctagtaacttagtgatggtgactagagaattctgtcaatcactatcttatctggaagattaactcccacttgattcaagcgattgaagtatccagacaatctgagcacatgctcactagttgagcgattctcctccatcttttagctatagaacttgttggagacttcatatctctcaactcgggtatttgcttgaaatattaacttcaattcctggaacatctcatatggtccatgatgttcaaaacatctttgaagtcccgattctaagccataaagcatgatgcactaaactatcaagtagtcatcatattgagctagccaaacgttcataacgtctgcatctgctcctgcaataggtctgtcacctagcggtgcattaaggacataattcttctgtgcagcaatgaggataaacctcagatcacggatccaatccgcatcattgctactaacatttttcaacacaattttctctaggaacatatcaaaataaacatatgaaagcaacaatgcaagctattgatctacaacataatttgcaaaatactaccaggactaagttcatgataaatttaagttcaattaatcatattacttaagaactcccacttagacagacatctctctagtcatctaagtgatcacgtgatccaaatcaactaaaccataaccgatcatcacgtgagatggagtagttttcaatggtgaacatcactatgttgatcatatctactatatgattcacgctcgacctttcggtctccgtgttccgaggccatatctgcatatgctaggctcgtcaagtttaacctgagtattccgcgtgtgcaaaac from Triticum aestivum cultivar Chinese Spring chromosome 4A, IWGSC CS RefSeq v2.1, whole genome shotgun sequence harbors:
- the LOC123083199 gene encoding histone H1, encoding MATVMEEAAAKAVVGAGEKAEAVATPEKVDEVKQAGAGGEEMEVAGGEAKKAEEGGEVKKAEGEEKKPRSRKPRSAGPHHPPYFEMIKEAIMAAGDGQAGASAYAIAKRVGERHGEALPGNYRKVLAAQLRSFAAKGRLVRVKASFRLAPAEEKKALPAKKRTTKKAASKKARPKRAKKAGPPPAKPKPKQPKSIRARKANKASA